In Nicotiana tabacum cultivar K326 chromosome 2, ASM71507v2, whole genome shotgun sequence, the following proteins share a genomic window:
- the LOC107800278 gene encoding MOB kinase activator-like 1A: protein MSLFGLGSRNQKTFRPKKNAPSGSKGAQLKKHIDATLGSGNLREAVRLPPGEDLHEWLAVNTVDFFNQVNILYGTLTEFCTSSSCPTMSAGPKYEYRWADGVNIKKPIEVSAPKYVDYLMSWIETQLDDESTFPQNLGTPFPSNFQDVVKTIFKRLFRVYAHIYHSHFQKIISLKEEAHMNTCFKHFVLFTWEFRLIDKAELAPLYELVESILQL from the exons ATGAGTCTTTTTGGCCTTGGAAGCAG AAACCAGAAGACTTTTCGTCCTAAAAAGAATGCTCCATCAGGAAGCAAG GGCGCGCAGCTCAAAAAACACATAGATGCTACTTTGGGTAGTGGGAATTTGAGGGAAGCAGTACGGCTACCGCCTGGAGAAGATCTACATGAGTGGCTGGCTGTAAATA CTGTTGACTTTTTCAACCAAGTGAATATATTGTATGGCACTCTCACAGAATTCTGCACCTCATCAAGCTGTCCAACAATGTCTGCAGGGCCAAA GTACGAGTATCGTTGGGCTGATGGAGTTAATATAAAGAAACCCATAGAAGTTTCTGCTCCAAAATATGTGGATTATTTGATGAGTTGGATAGAAACTCAGCTAGATGATGAATCAACTTTTCCCCAAAATTTGG GTACACCGTTTCCATCTAATTTTCAGGATGTGGTGAAGACAATATTTAAGCGATTATTTCGTGTATATGCTCATATCTATCATTCACATTTCCAAAAGATTATCAGTCTAAAGGAAGAAGCTCATATGAACACTTGCTTTAAGCACTTTGTTCTGTTCACATGG GAATTCCGCTTAATTGACAAGGCAGAACTAGCACCTCTCTATGAGCTTGTTGAGTCTATTCTGCAGCTTTAG